The Clostridium sp. AWRP genome has a window encoding:
- a CDS encoding FAD-dependent oxidoreductase has translation MQEYDVVIIGGGPAGLAAAISVKEAGIDNILILERENELGGILNQCIHNGFGLHTFKEELTGPEYAQRFIDKVEDLKIQYKLNTMVLDLSKDKCITAVNEEEGIIEIKAKSIILSMGCRERPRGAINIPGSRCAGIYTAGAAQKFVNIEGYMPGKEVVILGSGDIGLIMARRMTLEGAKVKAVVELLPYSSGLKRNIVQCLDDFQIPLKLSYTVIDIKGKERVEGVTIAAVGKDRKPVKGTEEYIPCDTLLLSVGLLPENELSRKAEIKLSDVTGGPIVDESLETNVDGIFACGNVLHVHDLVDNVTLESINAGKNAARYVKGVKRFSGHEIEVIAASGVRYTVPKYINPKNVEKSVDVRFRVGDVFKDSFISVYFDKAREMYIKKRILTPGKMETVNISKELLNKYTNCREITIKLEREK, from the coding sequence ATGCAAGAATATGATGTAGTAATAATAGGAGGCGGGCCTGCAGGTCTTGCAGCTGCTATATCAGTTAAAGAAGCAGGTATAGATAATATACTTATACTAGAGAGAGAAAATGAGCTAGGAGGAATATTAAATCAATGTATTCATAATGGATTTGGTCTTCATACTTTTAAGGAAGAATTGACAGGACCTGAATATGCTCAGAGATTTATAGATAAGGTAGAAGATTTAAAGATACAATATAAGTTAAATACTATGGTGCTTGATTTAAGTAAGGATAAGTGCATAACGGCTGTGAATGAAGAAGAAGGTATAATTGAAATAAAGGCTAAATCTATAATTTTATCTATGGGATGTAGAGAAAGACCAAGAGGAGCCATAAATATACCGGGAAGTAGATGTGCTGGAATATATACAGCGGGGGCAGCTCAAAAATTTGTAAATATAGAAGGATATATGCCGGGAAAAGAAGTTGTAATACTTGGTTCTGGAGATATAGGTCTCATAATGGCAAGAAGAATGACACTTGAGGGAGCAAAGGTAAAGGCAGTTGTGGAACTCTTACCTTATTCTAGCGGGCTTAAGAGAAATATAGTGCAGTGCCTTGATGATTTTCAAATTCCACTGAAGTTAAGCTATACTGTAATAGATATAAAAGGAAAGGAAAGAGTGGAAGGCGTGACTATTGCTGCAGTAGGCAAAGATAGAAAGCCTGTCAAGGGTACTGAAGAATATATACCTTGTGATACTTTGCTTTTATCCGTTGGACTTTTGCCGGAAAATGAACTTTCGAGAAAAGCTGAAATAAAGTTATCTGATGTAACAGGAGGACCTATAGTTGATGAAAGTTTAGAGACTAATGTAGATGGAATATTTGCCTGTGGGAATGTATTACATGTTCATGATTTAGTTGATAATGTAACATTAGAAAGCATAAATGCAGGTAAGAATGCAGCTAGATATGTAAAAGGTGTAAAAAGATTTAGCGGACATGAAATAGAAGTTATAGCTGCTAGTGGTGTCAGGTATACAGTACCAAAGTATATAAATCCTAAAAATGTAGAAAAATCAGTAGATGTTAGATTTAGAGTAGGGGATGTATTTAAAGATAGTTTTATATCAGTTTATTTTGATAAGGCGAGAGAAATGTATATAAAAAAGAGAATACTTACTCCCGGAAAAATGGAAACAGTTAATATTAGTAAAGAGCTGCTGAATAAATATACGAATTGTAGGGAGATAACAATAAAGCTGGAAAGGGAGAAGTAG
- a CDS encoding DUF1667 domain-containing protein translates to MNTRELTCIGCPMGCQLLVKLNEDKVVEVTGNNCKNGKEYGEKECTNPTRIVTSSVYVEGGEIDVLPVKTERDIPKDRVFDCIKLLKGKVVKAPIKIGDIIVENVVNLGVNIIATKNVKRSKRI, encoded by the coding sequence ATGAATACAAGAGAATTAACTTGTATAGGATGTCCTATGGGATGTCAGCTTTTAGTTAAGCTCAACGAAGATAAAGTTGTAGAAGTCACTGGAAACAATTGTAAAAATGGAAAAGAGTATGGAGAAAAGGAATGTACTAATCCTACTAGAATAGTTACTTCTTCCGTATATGTAGAAGGTGGAGAAATAGATGTACTTCCGGTTAAAACGGAAAGGGACATCCCTAAAGACAGGGTATTTGATTGTATAAAGCTGCTCAAGGGGAAAGTTGTTAAGGCACCTATTAAAATAGGAGATATAATAGTAGAAAATGTAGTAAATTTAGGAGTAAATATTATAGCTACGAAAAATGTAAAAAGAAGTAAGAGAATCTAA